TCATTGAGGAGTTAACATGATCCAGGTAGTAGAGTCAGATGTTGATTACGATCTCCCCCGCTAAAACCCTCGATTACGAGACACCGCCGGTTACCACAACCCATACCAAACCCGCATTTCTGAAACAGTCGCGCAGTTTGATCAACAACCTGCGAAACTACACAGCCATGGACCTGGCCGAATTGATGAAACTCAGCATGAAATTATCGGAACTCAACTTCGATCGTTACCATGACTGGAAGACACCCTTCACCCTGAAGAATGCCAAACAGGCAGCGCTGGCGATGAAGGGGGATGTCTACGGCGGACTGGATGCCGAGACATTAGACAAAGAGGGCTTCAAATTCGCCCAACGTCACCTGAGAATCCTCTCGGGATTGTATGGCGTACTGCGTCCCCTCGATCTTATGCAGCCCTATCGCCTGGAAATGGGAACCAAGCTGCCCAATGAACGAGGCAAGGATCTTTACGCCTTCTGGGGGGAACAGATCACGCAGGCCATCAACAAGGATCTCAAGGCCCAGGGTGATGACATCCTGATCAACCTGGCCTCCAACGAGTATTTCAAATCGATCAAACCAAAGCTGATACAGGGCCGCATCATCACCCCGCAATTCAAGGAAAAAAAGAACGGCACCTATCGCATGATCGGCGTGTTCGCCAAACGCGCGCGCGGATTGTTGAGTCGTTATATCATCGACAACCGTCTGCAGGATCCTCGGGAGATCCAGGGCTTCGACTGGGACGGTTACCGTTTTGACAAACGACTCTCCAAGGAAGACCAATGGGTATTCACCCGCGGCTGATCGACGCCCACAGCCACTTTGACGATGTCAGCTTCGGTGTTGACCGAGAACAGGCCCTGCAACGT
This sequence is a window from Candidatus Thiodiazotropha sp. LNASS1. Protein-coding genes within it:
- the yaaA gene encoding peroxide stress protein YaaA, translated to MLITISPAKTLDYETPPVTTTHTKPAFLKQSRSLINNLRNYTAMDLAELMKLSMKLSELNFDRYHDWKTPFTLKNAKQAALAMKGDVYGGLDAETLDKEGFKFAQRHLRILSGLYGVLRPLDLMQPYRLEMGTKLPNERGKDLYAFWGEQITQAINKDLKAQGDDILINLASNEYFKSIKPKLIQGRIITPQFKEKKNGTYRMIGVFAKRARGLLSRYIIDNRLQDPREIQGFDWDGYRFDKRLSKEDQWVFTRG